One Megalopta genalis isolate 19385.01 chromosome 5, iyMegGena1_principal, whole genome shotgun sequence DNA window includes the following coding sequences:
- the LOC117222415 gene encoding uncharacterized protein LOC117222415 translates to MSVHYKFKSTLDYDTVSFDGLHISVADLKKAIFHQKRIGKNTDFDLQITNAQTKEDYTDDNALIAKNTSLIVARVPLTVQQKRSWDRSETPSFSNLKDEANLGRTVDLTRLDGSEEDKIRAMMTQSTQDYDPSNYMKIRGANQTGDVPANYRCYKCHQPGHWIKNCPLGTNQEPIEIKKSTGIPRSFMVPVEGPRVPGAMMTPTGQYAVPAIDHQAYKEGKKERPPFSQDPEPAVEKPEIPEDLLCNICKDLLTDTVMIPCCGNSFCDECIRTFLLESEEHECPDCNEKDVSPETLIPNRFLRTAVMNFKNETGYAKRQTYRQPTQTNRQVDQQKAEHIASQTLNQNKPVQTPAGASAPSQENTEIQPTNFDSAPQQFPASTAPQPQTAILPESTSESDLQSDSVTKLTTDEETEVPPPPGTEPLLPIPAIGSSPERDRERSDPPSREKKDRENEYLGERQPRERRRSFSRDGHRDRSGERGRRIENLRPLSRRRSLSPRHSQHSDYSSQGAPLPHLMNPPPSKGYQGLPPDDGHYPPSMHYDSAIRRSTEDRPGTPTVDEPHLHVPTSGNQPPLLPFPPGEDRIPQPSYNQPPPNVPPHNAPLLPDPYMSHRIPMYPHQQGSHYGPPRYERPPYQQQGYRPSQPPRNYNGPPRPIRGMHHISYRGLQPPPPGLSRNIHNGNPPGIIDDPLEAFERMLREKDERDRRLGKHRRRSRTRSRSRSYTRSRSRSFGRRSPFPARLSRSRSPPSKRRSSRSPLPLRARSRTPKRRSRSGSFSISRSRSYSRSQSPRLSLSRDRERDRERDRERDRDRDRDRDRDRDRDRDRDRDRDRERDRDRDRDRERDRDRDRDRDRDRDREVLSRYRSPARSPLRFQRERDRDRERPRSREPREGYNSYYNDSPAHDYQFRDRERDLPPRDRPIQRYPIRNQPTQHNIPPLLPHLVTGHPPPLMSLGPPPTDRKDYYDSYNRYPGPSTQRFGSPIRDTPHKRFDDVAPPGTEGYYDLSPPGVEHSDRSSRDDRDRRLIRDQEDREHSLKDHDAEERDRLREDRGRERDDRLRERDDRDRRVLNRDREDRDRQVLPRDHDDRPREKDERDRREKEKERDDRHTRDRRDDDRHVEKKDYDKDRYRDERDRHRQDDKNRNREKDRRERDYESEKDRDRHERYERRSVERKKNRKSPTPYSQKSRTDAKDLSPERIKKKEKDHEEKSEEKKKEKKIKEKKKKKDEDKEKKKKKKKEKKAGQKEVAKDEPIKSSEQEDSIVETRQETMSPVKPDTMKPINEEENIETRIECIPAEVLMEESIKEEFEDKSLAMNPEPPEFNEPSPERIDHTEFGTNPPNPNFKPIPELKSEIKPIDSLYSGLDDAEINTVITEKYSLLSENETEEKNTLLEDKSPKKDEFLAPLPELSKWERDDTIEKPDEVCESSIEKIQLDEPKSTKVVTSEVLKRAENAIFQKAINAIRPIEIKKISESRKVLYQNPEPKVLEAEVNREPRKSVNVTINVGRNERNVEITEPVKKAKLDRTKFKPVPETYSPTRLSAKERLGEKVEEGKERKISPIKSFLERRETKSETQSRSRSPRNRDKRISPLLERRIDSSLTLPGNERKVFLDDRKRDNKDRGDRSKDRNDFRSERHDMRSERDPRMDSRGDFRSNRNDSKGDRMDKDREKERDRERRGKTPTCTFKRNEMSKVGLLKGKEDEEDRRRDKKSKEDKKRKKEHRSRSKSKEHKKRKEKKHKKDKEKNLEKKQKHKDSLLMKEKPETSEAKISYENPEPPVAETVKKQRKNPRLVSDRKRSILDEASFEPDYSASDSESDGEDGKIISLPTKKLKLDEPDIEKEMDLKSLKKRSKSTSSEDSSSSSDTTSTDSDSSDESHKKKKKKHKKHKKKKSAKRDSSSDSDSYSDSSDTSSDEEKHKKKSKKSKSRNKQSKKKKKSKHK, encoded by the exons ATGTCAGTACACTATAAATTTAAGTCCACTTTGGACTATGACACTGTGTCCTTTGATggattacatatttctgtaGCGGATTTGAAGAAAGCTATTTTCCATCAGAAACGTATAGGAAAAAATACAGATTTTGATTTGCAAATAACAAATGCGCAAACAAAAGAAG atTACACAGATGATAATGCCTTGATTGCAAAGAATACTAGCCTTATTGTTGCCAGGGTTCCATTGACTGTACAACAAAAACGATCATGGGATAGAAGTGAAACTCCTTCATTTAGTAATTTAAAGGATGAAGCAAATCTTGGTCGGACTGTAGATCTTACACGACTCGATGGCTCCGAAGAGGACAAAATTCGTGCCATGATGACTCAGTCAACCCAAGATTACGATCCATCAAA TTACATGAAAATACGTGGAGCCAATCAAACTGGCGATGTGCCTGCAAATTATCGTTGTTATAAATGCCATCAACCTGGTCATTGGATAAAGAATTGTCCACTAGGAACAAATCAGGAACCCATAGAAATTAAGAAAAGCACAGGCATTCCTAGAAGTTTTATGGTTCCAGTAGAAGGACCAAGAGTTCCTGGTGCTATGATGACTCCTACTGGCCAGTATGCAGTTCCAGCCATTGATCA TCAAGCATACAAAGAAGGTAAAAAGGAGCGACCACCATTCTCACAAGATCCAGAGCCTGCCGTGGAAAAGCCTGAAATTCCAGAAGACCTGTTATGCAACATTTGCAAAGATCTTCTGACTGATACAGTAATGATACCATGTTGTGGGAATTCATTTTGCGACGaat GTATCCGTACATTCTTATTAGAATCTGAAGAACACGAATGTCCAGATTGCAATGAGAAAGATGTGTCTCCAGAAACTCTTATACCCAACCGATTTTTACGAACTGCTGTAATGAATTTTAAGAATGAAACTGGATATGCAAAACGACAAACGTATAGACAGCCTACTCAGACAAATAGACAAGTAGATCAACAAAAAGCTGAACACATTGCAAGTCAAACATTGAATCAAAACAAACCTGTCCAAACTCCAGCTGGAGCAAGTGCGCCTTCTCAAGAAAATACGGAAATACAGCCAACAAATTTTGATTCTGCTCCTCAGCAATTTCCAGCTAGCACTGCACCACAACCGCAAACAGCAA TTCTTCCTGAATCAACATCAGAATCTGATTTGCAAAGTGATTCTGTAACAAAGTTAACTACAGACGAAGAAACAGAGGTACCACCTCCTCCAGGAACAGAACCTTTGCTTCCAATACCTGCTATTGGGAGTTCTccagaaagagacagagaaagaagcGATCCTCCAAGTCGAGAAAAGAAAGATCGTGAGAATGAATACTTGGGAGAAAGACAACCGAGAGAACGAAGGCGAAGTTTTAGCAGAGATGGTCATCGTGATAG AAGTGGAGAACGTGGCCGTAGAATTGAAAATTTGCGACCATTGAGTAGAAGACGATCTTTATCTCCTAGGCATTCTCAACATAGTGATTATAGTTCTCAAGGAGCACCATTACCACATTTAATGAACCCACCCCCATCAAAAGGTTATCAAGGGCTACCACCAGACGATGGACATTATCCTCCTAGTATGCATTATGATAGTGCCATACGTAGATCAACTGAAGATCGTCCAGGCACTCCAACG GTTGATGAACCACATTTACACGTGCCGACATCTGGCAATCAACCACCTCTTTTACCGTTTCCACCAGGGGAGGATCGTATTCCACAACCAAGTTATAATCAACCACCACCTAATGTACCGCCACATAACGCACCATTACTGCCGGATCCGTATATGAGTCATCGGATACCAATGTATCCTCATCAACAAGGATCTCACTATGGACCTCCTCGGTATGAAAGGCCTCCTTATCAACAACAAGGATACAGACCGTCACAACCACCTAGAAACTATAATGGACCGCCACGACCGATCAGAGGAATGCACCACA TCAGCTATCGAGGATTACAACCCCCACCACCAGGTTTAAGTAGAAATATACATAATGGCAATCCACCTGG TATAATTGACGATCCTCTGGAAGCTTTTGAACGAATGCTAAGAGAGAAAGATGAACGGGATAGAAGGCTTGGAAAACATAGAAGGAGAAGCAGAACAAGATCGAGATCTCGCAGTTATACTAGATCTAGATCACGATCGTTCGGTCGTAGATCGCCATTCCCGGCTCGTTTAAGCCGATCCAGAAGCCCTCCTTCGAAGAGAAGATCTTCGAGATCGCCTTTGCCTTTACGAGCGCGAAGTCGCACTCCGAAACGTAGATCAAGAAGCGGAAGTTTCTCGATTAGCAG ATCTAGATCGTATTCACGTAGTCAGTCCCCTAGATTATCTTTATCACGAGATAGAGAAAGGGACAGAGAAAGAGATCGAGAGCGCGATCGAGATCGTGATCGCGACCGTgatcgtgatcgtgatcgtgatcgtgatcgtgatcgtgatcgtGATCGAGAGCGAGATCGggatcgagatcgagatcgagaaCGCGATCGCGACCGTGATCGTGATCGTGACCGTGATCGGGACAGAGAAGTACTTTCTAGATATCGTTCACCAGCTAGATCACCTCTGAG ATTTCAAAGAGAGAGGGATCGTGATAGAGAACGACCGAGATCACGCGAGCCCAGAGAAGGCTATAATAGTTACTACAATGATTCGCCGGCACACGATTATCAATTTCGTGATCGGGAGCGTGATTTACCTCCTAGAGACAGGCCAATACAGAGATATCCGATAAGGAACCAACCGACACAACATAATATACCACCTTTGTTGCCGCATCTAGTCACTGGTCACCCACCGCCGCTTATGTCTTTGGGACCTCCGCCTACGGACAGGAAAGACTATTATGATTCCTACAACAG ATATCCCGGACCATCTACGCAACGTTTTGGTAGTCCTATACGGGACACTCCACACAAGAGATTCGACGACGTTGCTCCTCCTGGGACCGAGGGTTACTATGATCTCTCACCACCAGGGGTTGAGCATTCTGATAGATCATCGCGCGATGATCGAGATCGACGTTTAATAAGAGATCAAGAAGATCGTGAGCACTCTCTCAAAGATCACGATGCTGAAGAGCGAGACAGATTAAGAGAGGACAG GGGACGTGAACGTGACGATCGTTTACGTGAGAGAGACGACAGAGATCGTAGAGTTCTTAATCGAGATCGGGAAGATCGAGACAGACAAGTATTACCTAGAGATCATGACGACAGGCCACGTGAGAAAGATGAACGTGAcaggagagaaaaagaaaaggaacgAGACGACAGGCACACACGTGACCGTCGTGATGATGATAGACATGTTGAGAAAAAAGATTATGACAAGGATCG TTACAGAGATGAAAGAGATCGCCACAGACAAGATGATAAGAACCGTAATCGCGAGAAAGACAGACGTGAACGAGATTACGAGTCGGAAAAGGATAGGGACCGACACGAACGTTACGAGAGACGATCtgtagaaagaaaaaagaataggAAGAGTCCCACGCCATACTCACAAAAGTCCCGGACAGATGCTAAAGACTTGTCGCCTGAACGTATAAAGAAAAAGGAGAAGGACCATGAAGAGAAGagcgaagaaaagaaaaaagagaaaaagatcaaagagaaaaagaagaagaaggacgaagataaggaaaagaaaaagaaaaagaagaaggagaagaaagcAGGTCAGAAAGAGGTAGCGAAAGATGAACCTATCAAATCATCTGAACAAGAGGATTCGATAGTGGAAACTAGACAGGAAACTATGTCGCCTGTTAAACCTGATACCATGAAACCTATTAACGAAGAAGAAAACATTGAAACTAGAATAGAATGCATTCCTGCAGAAGTTCTGATGGAGGAGTCAATTAAAGAAGAGTTCGAAGATAAGTCATTAGCTATGAATCCAGAACCGCCAGAGTTTAACGAACCTAGTCCAGAGAGGATCGATCATACGGAATTCGGAACAAATCCCCCGAACCCTAATTTCAAACCAATTCCGGAGTTAAAATCTGAAATTAAACCTATTGATAGTCTTTACAGTGGATTAGACGACGCGGAAATAAATACTGTCATCACGGAGAAGTATTCTTTACTATCTGAGAACGAAACGGAAGAGAAAAACACTTTACTGGAAGACAAATCACCGAAGAAGGATGAATTCTTGGCTCCCTTACCTGAGCTTTCCAAATGGGAGAGGGACGACACCATAGAGAAACCAGACGAGGTATGCGAGTCTTCTATAGAAAAAATACAACTAGACGAACCGAAGTCTACTAAAGTAGTTACATCGGAAGTATTAAAACGAGCGGAAAACGCGATTTTCCAGAAAGCCATCAACGCCATTAGACCCATCGAGATTAAGAAGATCAGCGAAAGTAGGAAAGTGCTGTACCAGAATCCAGAGCCTAAAGTGCTCGAAGCTGAAGTCAACAGAGAGCCAAGGAAGAGTGTAAACGTGACCATAAACGTCGGGCGCAACGAACGAAACGTTGAAATCACAGAACCGGTAAAGAAAGCTAAATTAGACAGAACAAAATTCAAACCAGTTCCAGAAACGTACTCGCCTACGAGACTGTCTGCTAAGGAGAGATTAGGGGAGAAAGTGGAGGAAGGTAAAGAAAGAAAGATCAGCCCTATCAAAAGCTTCTTAGAGAGACGCGAGACAAAGAGTGAAACGCAATCTAGAAGTCGATCGCCTAGGAACAGAGACAAGAGGATTTCACCGCTTCTGGAAAGGCGTATCGATTCGTCGTTGACATTGCCAGGTAATGAACGAAAGGTGTTTCTCGATGACAGGAAACGGGACAACAAGGACAGAGGAGACCGCTCGAAGGACAGAAATGACTTCAGAAGCGAGCGTCACGATATGAGATCCGAGAGAGACCCGAGGATGGATTCCAGAGGCGATTTCAGGTCAAATCGAAATGATTCCAAGGGCGATCGGATGGATAAGGATAGGGAGAAGGAGAGGGATAGGGAGAGAAGAGGAAAAACGCCCACTTGCACCTTCAAAAGGAACGAGATGTCAAAGGTGGGTCTTCTGAAGGGtaaggaggacgaggaggacagGAGGAGAGACAAAAAGTCAAAAGAAGAcaagaagaggaagaaagagCATCGAAGCAGAAGTAAGTCTAAAGAGCATAAGAAGCGGAAGGAGAAGAAGCATAAAAAGGATAAAGAAAAGAACTTGGAGAAGAAGCAAAAGCATAAAGATAGTCTTCTGATGAAGGAGAAACCGGAGACCAGTGAGGCGAAAATAAGTTATGAGAATCCTGAGCCGCCGGTTGCAGAGACCGTGAAGAAACAACGGAAGAATCCGAGACTTGTTTCCGACCGCAAACGTAGCATACTTGATGAAGCTAGCTTCGAGCCTGACTACAGCGCTTCGGACTCCGAATCTGACGGCGAAGACGGCAAAATAATATCATTGCCTACCAAGAAATTAAAACTGGACGAGCCAGATATAGAGAAGGAGATGGATTTAAAGTCCCTTAAAAAGCGATCAAAATCTACGAGCAGTGAGGATTCGTCTAGTAGCTCGGACACGACCAGCACGGATTCGGATAGCTCGGACGAGTCAcataagaaaaagaagaaaaaacacaAGAAGCACAAGAAAAAGAAGTCCGCCAAGAGGGACAGCAGCTCGGATTCAGACTCGTACTCGGATTCGTCTGACACAAGCAGCGATGAGGAGAAACACAAAAAGAAATCAAAGAAATCAAAGAGTAGAAATAAACagtcgaagaaaaagaaaaagtcgAAGCACAAATGA
- the LOC117222416 gene encoding popeye domain-containing protein 3 isoform X1 has translation MWICFDPIGSREGWRASILFLVFFSGTYFGIDASLTNAAASNVPHNTVTSEVSLPISTHHENDECRNVTTDNRAATGLSVVSHGSGSPHSPIVPPTFLYGVLTCQPYQGISVNHIYFQLANAFFLLSHLAPSGIHGVLYLRCTLLVGCAFLALWGWTIACWLDAALWNVLFVAINFVHVCTLLYKLRPIKFPREVEEVYIAVFQPLRVSRQQFKKVLNCMKVIRQLKYQEVYAQEKVTKVDSLSLVLSGKLVVSQNGRALHIVFPHQFLDSPEWFGVSTDDYFQVSITAMVESRILLWHRDKLKLSIISDQFLQAVFDHILGRDVVKKLMQVSETMAASSHQQQNGQVIGLSGIGALENDPDTKLFVVKKTGDSQGITALISRQLQEERMPLLYTTQEVLNNTLHHINHLRTPPLDPVQHNNVQSSL, from the exons ATGTGGATCTGTTTTGATCCTATAGGAAGCCGAGAAGGCTGGCGTGCTTCTATTTTATTCCTTGTATTCTTCTCTGGGACATATTTTGGTATTGATGCCAGCTTAACGAATGCAGCTGCATCTAATGTTCCTCATAATACTGTCACATCAGAAGTATCACTACCAATTTCAACACATCATGAAAACGACGAATGTAGGAATGTGACCACTGATAATAGAGCGG cTACTGGTCTATCAGTGGTCAGTCATGGATCTGGTTCTCCACATTCGCCGATAGTGCCTCCAACTTTTCTGTACGGAGTTCTTACCTGCCAACCTTATCAAGGAATTTCTGTGAACCACATCTACTTTCAACTAGCAAATGCCTTCTTTCTATTGTCACACCTTGCACCAAGTGGCATACATGGTGTACTCTATTTAAGGTGCACTCTACTCGTGGGCTGTGCCTTTCTTGCTTTGTGGGGCTGGACAATAGCTTGCTGGCTGGACGCTGCTCTCTGGAATGTTCTGTTTGTTGCCATCAACTTCGTCCATGTATGCACGCTTCTTTACAAGCTCAGGCCTATCAAGTTTCCAAGGGAAGTTGAAGAG GTATATATTGCAGTGTTCCAGCCGTTAAGGGTATCACGTCAACagtttaaaaaagtattaaatTGTATGAAGGTTATACGACAGTTGAAATATCAAGAAGTTTATGCCCAAGAAAAAGTGACAAAAGTTGATTCTTTATCTTTGGTACTTTCTGGAAA ATTAGTAGTATCACAAAATGGAAGAGCATTACACATTGTCTTCCCACATCAGTTCCTGGATTCTCCAGAATGGTTTGGTGTCTCCACGGACGATTACTTTCAG GTATCAATAACAGCTATGGTAGAATCAAGAATATTATTATGGCATAGAGACAAGTTAAAGTTAAGCATAATTAGTGATCAATTTCTGCAGGCAGTGTTTGATCATATTTTGGGAAGGGatgtagtaaaaaaattaaTGCAG GTCAGTGAAACAATGGCTGCTAGTAGTCACCAACAACAAAATGGACAAGTAATTGGTTTGAGTGGTATTGGAGCCTTAGAAAACGATCCTGACACCAAACTTTTCGTTGTGAAAAAGACTGGTGATAGTCAAGGTATCACTGCTCTCATCAGTCGTCAACTTCAAG
- the LOC117222416 gene encoding popeye domain-containing protein 3 isoform X3, producing MWICFDPIGSREGWRASILFLVFFSGTYFGIDASLTNAAASNVPHNTVTSEVSLPISTHHENDECRNVTTDNRAATGLSVVSHGSGSPHSPIVPPTFLYGVLTCQPYQGISVNHIYFQLANAFFLLSHLAPSGIHGVLYLRCTLLVGCAFLALWGWTIACWLDAALWNVLFVAINFVHVCTLLYKLRPIKFPREVEEVYIAVFQPLRVSRQQFKKVLNCMKVIRQLKYQEVYAQEKVTKVDSLSLVLSGKLVVSQNGRALHIVFPHQFLDSPEWFGVSTDDYFQVSITAMVESRILLWHRDKLKLSIISDQFLQAVFDHILGRDVVKKLMQVSETMAASSHQQQNGQVIGLSGIGALENDPDTKLFVVKKTGDSQGITALISRQLQVIWMYEYRRGEEL from the exons ATGTGGATCTGTTTTGATCCTATAGGAAGCCGAGAAGGCTGGCGTGCTTCTATTTTATTCCTTGTATTCTTCTCTGGGACATATTTTGGTATTGATGCCAGCTTAACGAATGCAGCTGCATCTAATGTTCCTCATAATACTGTCACATCAGAAGTATCACTACCAATTTCAACACATCATGAAAACGACGAATGTAGGAATGTGACCACTGATAATAGAGCGG cTACTGGTCTATCAGTGGTCAGTCATGGATCTGGTTCTCCACATTCGCCGATAGTGCCTCCAACTTTTCTGTACGGAGTTCTTACCTGCCAACCTTATCAAGGAATTTCTGTGAACCACATCTACTTTCAACTAGCAAATGCCTTCTTTCTATTGTCACACCTTGCACCAAGTGGCATACATGGTGTACTCTATTTAAGGTGCACTCTACTCGTGGGCTGTGCCTTTCTTGCTTTGTGGGGCTGGACAATAGCTTGCTGGCTGGACGCTGCTCTCTGGAATGTTCTGTTTGTTGCCATCAACTTCGTCCATGTATGCACGCTTCTTTACAAGCTCAGGCCTATCAAGTTTCCAAGGGAAGTTGAAGAG GTATATATTGCAGTGTTCCAGCCGTTAAGGGTATCACGTCAACagtttaaaaaagtattaaatTGTATGAAGGTTATACGACAGTTGAAATATCAAGAAGTTTATGCCCAAGAAAAAGTGACAAAAGTTGATTCTTTATCTTTGGTACTTTCTGGAAA ATTAGTAGTATCACAAAATGGAAGAGCATTACACATTGTCTTCCCACATCAGTTCCTGGATTCTCCAGAATGGTTTGGTGTCTCCACGGACGATTACTTTCAG GTATCAATAACAGCTATGGTAGAATCAAGAATATTATTATGGCATAGAGACAAGTTAAAGTTAAGCATAATTAGTGATCAATTTCTGCAGGCAGTGTTTGATCATATTTTGGGAAGGGatgtagtaaaaaaattaaTGCAG GTCAGTGAAACAATGGCTGCTAGTAGTCACCAACAACAAAATGGACAAGTAATTGGTTTGAGTGGTATTGGAGCCTTAGAAAACGATCCTGACACCAAACTTTTCGTTGTGAAAAAGACTGGTGATAGTCAAGGTATCACTGCTCTCATCAGTCGTCAACTTCAAG TTATTTGGATGTATGAATACAGAAGGGGGGAGGAACTTTGA
- the LOC117222417 gene encoding centrosomal protein 20 yields the protein MATEKDLINAVRESLMNHGELSRIKAEMHTKIIQILDNSNNGSKQKLPKPTQDIALLNELIREYLDWMGYKYSSTVFMSECNLSKHPLDRFLLAQNLGVIENENGTELPLLCNILDTVKTMRSA from the exons ATGGCAACGGAAAAGGATTTAATTAACG CTGTAAGGGAATCACTGATGAACCATGGAGAACTATCTCGTATAAAAGCTGAAATGCATACAAAGATCATACAGATATTGGATAATTCAAATAATGGAAGCAAACAAAAATTACCAAAACCAACTCAAGATATTGCACTTTTGAATGAACTTATACGGGAGTATTTAGACTGGATGGGATACAAATACAGCTCCACCGTTTTCATGTCAG AATGTAACTTGTCAAAGCATCCCCTGGATAGATTTTTACTTGCCCAGAATTTAGGAGTAATAGAAAATGAGAATGGTACAGAATTACCATTGCTTTGCAATATTTTGGATACAGTAAAGACTATGAGAAGTGCGTGA
- the LOC117222416 gene encoding popeye domain-containing protein 3 isoform X2, giving the protein MWICFDPIGSREGWRASILFLVFFSGTYFGIDASLTNAAASNVPHNTVTSEVSLPISTHHENDECRNVTTDNRAATGLSVVSHGSGSPHSPIVPPTFLYGVLTCQPYQGISVNHIYFQLANAFFLLSHLAPSGIHGVLYLRCTLLVGCAFLALWGWTIACWLDAALWNVLFVAINFVHVCTLLYKLRPIKFPREVEEVYIAVFQPLRVSRQQFKKVLNCMKVIRQLKYQEVYAQEKVTKVDSLSLVLSGKLVVSQNGRALHIVFPHQFLDSPEWFGVSTDDYFQVSITAMVESRILLWHRDKLKLSIISDQFLQAVFDHILGRDVVKKLMQVSETMAASSHQQQNGQVIGLSGIGALENDPDTKLFVVKKTGDSQGITALISRQLQAAGDPNAWRLGRIEETDHETPV; this is encoded by the exons ATGTGGATCTGTTTTGATCCTATAGGAAGCCGAGAAGGCTGGCGTGCTTCTATTTTATTCCTTGTATTCTTCTCTGGGACATATTTTGGTATTGATGCCAGCTTAACGAATGCAGCTGCATCTAATGTTCCTCATAATACTGTCACATCAGAAGTATCACTACCAATTTCAACACATCATGAAAACGACGAATGTAGGAATGTGACCACTGATAATAGAGCGG cTACTGGTCTATCAGTGGTCAGTCATGGATCTGGTTCTCCACATTCGCCGATAGTGCCTCCAACTTTTCTGTACGGAGTTCTTACCTGCCAACCTTATCAAGGAATTTCTGTGAACCACATCTACTTTCAACTAGCAAATGCCTTCTTTCTATTGTCACACCTTGCACCAAGTGGCATACATGGTGTACTCTATTTAAGGTGCACTCTACTCGTGGGCTGTGCCTTTCTTGCTTTGTGGGGCTGGACAATAGCTTGCTGGCTGGACGCTGCTCTCTGGAATGTTCTGTTTGTTGCCATCAACTTCGTCCATGTATGCACGCTTCTTTACAAGCTCAGGCCTATCAAGTTTCCAAGGGAAGTTGAAGAG GTATATATTGCAGTGTTCCAGCCGTTAAGGGTATCACGTCAACagtttaaaaaagtattaaatTGTATGAAGGTTATACGACAGTTGAAATATCAAGAAGTTTATGCCCAAGAAAAAGTGACAAAAGTTGATTCTTTATCTTTGGTACTTTCTGGAAA ATTAGTAGTATCACAAAATGGAAGAGCATTACACATTGTCTTCCCACATCAGTTCCTGGATTCTCCAGAATGGTTTGGTGTCTCCACGGACGATTACTTTCAG GTATCAATAACAGCTATGGTAGAATCAAGAATATTATTATGGCATAGAGACAAGTTAAAGTTAAGCATAATTAGTGATCAATTTCTGCAGGCAGTGTTTGATCATATTTTGGGAAGGGatgtagtaaaaaaattaaTGCAG GTCAGTGAAACAATGGCTGCTAGTAGTCACCAACAACAAAATGGACAAGTAATTGGTTTGAGTGGTATTGGAGCCTTAGAAAACGATCCTGACACCAAACTTTTCGTTGTGAAAAAGACTGGTGATAGTCAAGGTATCACTGCTCTCATCAGTCGTCAACTTCAAG